In Streptomyces chartreusis NRRL 3882, the following are encoded in one genomic region:
- a CDS encoding esterase-like activity of phytase family protein, producing MPLRNPLALLTAGLAVATCLTAAGPAQAHTRHACSPDVSIDGFSDALDKTTYENTYVGNLSALAMDGGGSLAALSDRSSLFRLDARTLKPRSVTPLADENGTALDSEGLVIDADGTLLVTSETEPSVRRYSRTGEILDRLPVPDALRVSPVGRAQPNGTFEGLTLLSGGRTLLASMEYSLSGDDSTIVRFQTWRRTAHGHFALGAQYAYRKDPGLGVPEVQATPDGRLLVLERGFTSGVGNTVRLYLADPRGATDTSGIETLPARPEARLIRKTLLTDLVTCPSLGATAEQPQPNPLLDNIEGMTITGRTKKTLKVLLASDDNENKTQTTRFYALRVRTTTQR from the coding sequence ATGCCCCTGAGAAACCCTCTCGCCCTCCTCACCGCGGGCCTGGCGGTGGCCACGTGCCTGACCGCCGCCGGCCCCGCCCAGGCGCACACCCGGCACGCCTGCTCGCCGGACGTGTCCATCGACGGCTTCTCCGACGCGCTCGACAAGACGACGTACGAGAACACCTACGTCGGCAATCTCTCGGCCCTCGCCATGGACGGCGGCGGCTCACTGGCCGCCCTCTCCGACCGCTCGTCCCTCTTCCGCCTGGACGCGAGGACCCTCAAGCCCCGGTCCGTGACCCCGCTCGCCGACGAGAACGGGACCGCGCTCGACTCCGAGGGCCTGGTCATCGACGCCGACGGCACTCTCCTGGTCACCTCCGAGACCGAGCCGTCCGTCCGCCGCTACTCCCGCACCGGCGAGATCCTCGACCGCCTCCCGGTCCCGGACGCCCTGCGCGTGAGCCCCGTGGGCCGGGCCCAGCCCAACGGCACCTTCGAGGGCCTGACGCTGCTTTCCGGCGGCCGCACCCTGCTGGCCTCCATGGAGTACTCGCTGTCCGGCGACGACTCGACGATCGTCCGCTTCCAGACCTGGCGCAGGACGGCACACGGCCACTTCGCCCTCGGCGCCCAGTACGCCTACCGCAAGGACCCCGGCCTGGGCGTCCCCGAGGTCCAGGCGACCCCCGACGGCCGCCTGCTGGTCCTGGAGCGCGGCTTCACCTCCGGCGTCGGCAACACGGTCCGCCTCTACCTGGCCGACCCGCGCGGGGCGACGGACACGAGCGGCATCGAGACCCTCCCGGCCCGCCCCGAGGCCCGCCTGATCAGGAAGACCCTCCTCACCGACCTCGTGACCTGCCCCTCCCTCGGAGCGACGGCCGAGCAGCCCCAGCCGAACCCGCTGCTCGACAACATCGAGGGCATGACGATCACGGGCCGGACGAAGAAGACCCTGAAGGTCCTCCTGGCCAGCGACGACAACGAGAACAAGACCCAGACGACCCGCTTCTACGCCCTGCGGGTGAGAACGACCACCCAGCGCTGA
- a CDS encoding serine hydrolase, with protein MTSGISRRARVLAVAVGTGVLVPLVAAATPAAAATPAVTCTSAKAGLAAKLKKDITAALATRKGTVAVGLYDRSTNTTCTLRASSAYDSASVVKVTVLATLLWDAKKHDRYLTDRENTLAKAMITKSDNAATSTLWKQLGMTKIKGFLSAAGMTQTKPGANGYWGLTQITVTDEQKLLKLLTAKNAVLSDNSRAYILKLMGQVVSSQRWGTPYGVPSGVTVAVKNGWLQRSTNGWRVHSVGAFKGGGHDYMMTVLTHGNSTMNYGIATIQAVAKVIHKDLAAS; from the coding sequence ATGACTTCTGGGATATCCCGCCGCGCGAGAGTGCTGGCGGTGGCCGTGGGTACGGGTGTGCTCGTGCCGCTCGTCGCTGCCGCCACGCCCGCCGCCGCCGCGACTCCGGCCGTGACCTGCACGTCGGCCAAGGCCGGGCTCGCCGCCAAGCTGAAGAAGGACATCACCGCCGCGCTCGCCACCCGCAAGGGAACGGTCGCCGTCGGCCTCTACGACCGCAGCACCAACACGACGTGCACCCTGCGCGCGAGCTCCGCCTACGACTCGGCCAGCGTCGTCAAGGTGACTGTCCTCGCCACGCTGCTGTGGGACGCGAAGAAGCACGACCGGTATCTCACCGACCGCGAGAACACCCTCGCCAAGGCCATGATCACCAAGTCGGACAACGCCGCGACCTCCACCCTGTGGAAGCAGCTCGGCATGACGAAGATCAAGGGCTTCCTCAGCGCCGCCGGCATGACCCAGACCAAGCCCGGCGCGAACGGCTACTGGGGCCTGACGCAGATCACCGTCACCGACGAGCAGAAGCTGCTGAAGCTCCTCACCGCCAAGAACGCGGTCCTGAGCGACAACTCCCGTGCCTACATCCTCAAGTTGATGGGCCAGGTCGTCTCGTCCCAGCGCTGGGGCACGCCGTACGGAGTGCCGTCCGGCGTCACCGTGGCCGTGAAGAACGGCTGGCTGCAACGCTCCACGAACGGCTGGCGGGTGCACAGCGTCGGCGCGTTCAAGGGCGGCGGCCACGACTACATGATGACCGTGCTCACCCACGGCAACAGCACCATGAACTACGGCATCGCGACCATCCAGGCCGTGGCCAAGGTCATCCACAAGGACCTGGCCGCGAGCTGA